Proteins encoded together in one Bosea sp. (in: a-proteobacteria) window:
- a CDS encoding MbcA/ParS/Xre antitoxin family protein produces the protein MTALLRIETAPRDFVPDPITEAEAAAMFRAAVNLFRLWRITDEEAAVLVDLPLRSYRRWKAGEIGRISRDGKARLSNLMGIHKALRLIFTEPQRGYDWIKRPNRDLGGRTALDIMLGGELTDLMRVRRLLDAERGAW, from the coding sequence ATGACGGCCCTGCTGCGCATCGAGACGGCTCCGCGCGATTTCGTCCCAGATCCGATCACGGAGGCGGAAGCGGCGGCGATGTTCCGCGCCGCCGTCAACCTGTTCCGGCTCTGGCGGATCACCGACGAGGAAGCGGCGGTGCTCGTCGACCTGCCGCTCAGGAGCTACCGGCGCTGGAAGGCCGGCGAGATCGGCCGTATCTCACGCGACGGCAAGGCCAGGCTCTCCAACCTGATGGGCATCCACAAGGCGCTGCGGCTGATCTTCACCGAGCCGCAGCGCGGCTATGACTGGATCAAGCGTCCGAACCGCGATCTCGGCGGCCGGACCGCGCTCGACATCATGCTCGGCGGCGAGCTGACCGACCTGATGCGGGTGCGCCGCC
- a CDS encoding septation protein A, producing MRQPAGGTAEKGRAVHPLLKLALEFGPLAIFFFANSYGDRLFGVAEDRRIFVATGVFIVASLVALALSRALMGYLPRMAIVNAVVVTVFGGLTLALDDAFFIKVKPTIVNALFGAVLLGGLLFGRSLLALVLETVLQLDAEGWRKLTFRWGLFFFVLAALNEVVWRTQTQDFWVAFKVWGVMPLTMAFALAQTPLILKHEIKPAKIEE from the coding sequence ATGCGGCAGCCGGCCGGCGGCACGGCTGAGAAGGGCAGGGCGGTCCATCCGCTCCTGAAGCTCGCGCTGGAATTCGGGCCGCTGGCGATCTTCTTCTTCGCCAATTCCTATGGCGACCGGCTGTTCGGCGTGGCCGAGGATCGGCGCATCTTCGTCGCGACCGGCGTCTTCATCGTGGCCTCGCTCGTGGCGCTGGCGCTGTCGCGGGCGCTGATGGGCTATCTGCCGCGCATGGCGATCGTCAACGCCGTCGTCGTCACCGTCTTCGGCGGGCTGACGCTGGCGCTGGACGACGCCTTCTTCATCAAGGTCAAGCCCACCATCGTCAACGCGCTGTTCGGCGCGGTGCTGCTCGGCGGGCTTCTCTTCGGGCGTTCGCTGCTGGCGCTGGTGCTGGAGACGGTGCTGCAGCTCGACGCCGAGGGCTGGCGCAAGCTGACCTTCCGCTGGGGACTGTTCTTCTTCGTGCTGGCGGCCTTGAACGAGGTCGTCTGGCGCACGCAGACCCAGGATTTCTGGGTCGCCTTCAAGGTCTGGGGCGTGATGCCGCTGACCATGGCCTTCGCGCTGGCGCAGACGCCGCTGATCCTGAAGCACGAGATCAAGCCGGCGAAGATCGAGGAATAG